One window of Candidatus Regiella endosymbiont of Tuberolachnus salignus genomic DNA carries:
- the potH gene encoding putrescine ABC transporter permease PotH, with the protein MTSDPANKSALLLMLTSAKALWQRWQIAHGRKLVIALPYLWLFFLFMLPFLIVFKISLAEMVRAIPPYSDLVSWLDGKLTFALNLGNYLQLLDDRLYLDAYLQSLQIATISTLCCLLIGYPLAWAIVRCEPSNRNILLLLIILPSWTSFLIRVYAWMGLLKSNGIVNNFLLWLGVIDQPLVILHTNLAVYIGIVYCYLPFMVLPIYTALIRLDYSLVEAALDLGAKPLKTFFHVMMPLTKGGIIAGSMLVFIPAVGEFVIPELLGGPDSIMIGRILWQEFFNNRDWPVASAVAIVMLILLIMPILWFHKYQNKEIGARR; encoded by the coding sequence ATGACATCAGATCCTGCGAACAAATCGGCACTATTATTGATGCTTACCTCAGCGAAAGCACTGTGGCAGCGTTGGCAAATAGCACATGGCCGTAAGCTAGTGATAGCATTGCCCTATCTCTGGCTATTTTTCTTATTTATGCTGCCTTTTCTGATCGTATTTAAAATCAGTCTGGCAGAAATGGTCAGAGCCATTCCCCCTTACTCTGATTTAGTGAGCTGGCTAGATGGAAAACTGACTTTTGCCCTGAATTTGGGTAATTATCTGCAACTGCTCGATGATCGCTTATACCTCGATGCTTATTTACAATCCTTGCAAATAGCCACTATTTCAACGCTATGTTGTTTATTGATCGGTTATCCGTTGGCTTGGGCGATTGTTCGTTGCGAGCCTTCCAACCGTAATATTCTTTTATTATTGATTATCTTACCCTCTTGGACTTCATTTTTGATCCGCGTTTATGCCTGGATGGGTCTTCTAAAGAGCAATGGTATTGTTAATAATTTTTTACTATGGTTAGGCGTTATCGACCAGCCCTTGGTGATATTACATACTAATTTGGCGGTCTATATTGGCATTGTTTATTGCTATCTGCCTTTTATGGTATTACCTATTTATACCGCATTAATTCGATTAGATTATTCATTGGTAGAAGCAGCATTAGATCTCGGCGCTAAGCCATTAAAAACCTTTTTTCATGTGATGATGCCACTCACCAAAGGCGGAATTATTGCCGGCTCAATGCTAGTTTTTATTCCTGCCGTCGGTGAATTTGTTATTCCTGAATTATTGGGCGGCCCCGACAGTATTATGATCGGGCGTATTCTATGGCAAGAATTTTTCAATAATCGTGACTGGCCAGTAGCTTCCGCAGTGGCGATAGTGATGTTGATTCTGCTGATCATGCCGATACTGTGGTTTCATAAATATCAAAATAAGGAAATAGGAGCGAGACGATGA
- the potG gene encoding putrescine ABC transporter ATP-binding subunit PotG has translation MNDVIVRLPPKSQKIFTPLLEIRNLIKFFDGQAAVDDVNLTIYKGEIFALLGASGCGKSTLLRMLAGFEQPSQGQIVLDGQDLSHVPPYQRPINMMFQSYALFPHMTVEQNIAFGLKQDKLPTSEIKARVAEMLTLVHMEEFAKRKPHQLSGGQRQRVALARSLAKRPKLLLLDEPMGALDKKLRDRMQLEVVDILERVGATCVMVTHDQEEAMTMAGRIAIMNRGKFVQIGEPEEIYEHPNSRFSAEFIGSINVFEGLLIDKQEDGLLIQSPGLLHALKVPADASVIDGVPVLVALRPEKIMLCTTVKEDDCNSAIGEVVDIAYLGDLSIYHVKLHSGQIISAQLQNGHRYRKGMPTWGDEIHLCWEVGSCVVLGS, from the coding sequence GTGAACGATGTTATTGTCCGCCTGCCACCGAAGTCGCAAAAAATTTTTACGCCTTTGCTGGAAATCCGTAACTTGATTAAATTCTTCGATGGCCAAGCCGCTGTCGATGATGTCAATTTAACCATTTATAAAGGCGAAATTTTTGCCCTGTTAGGCGCATCGGGTTGCGGTAAATCCACATTATTACGTATGCTCGCGGGCTTTGAACAACCCTCGCAAGGACAGATCGTGCTTGATGGACAAGATTTATCACATGTGCCTCCCTATCAGCGACCGATTAACATGATGTTTCAGTCCTATGCGTTATTCCCGCATATGACGGTGGAGCAAAATATTGCTTTTGGTTTGAAGCAAGACAAGCTACCGACATCAGAAATTAAAGCGCGGGTCGCCGAAATGCTGACGTTAGTCCATATGGAAGAATTTGCCAAACGTAAACCACATCAACTCTCTGGGGGTCAACGACAACGTGTCGCTCTGGCGCGTAGTTTAGCCAAACGGCCTAAATTATTGTTGCTGGATGAGCCGATGGGGGCGTTGGATAAAAAATTACGCGACCGGATGCAATTAGAAGTGGTCGATATTTTAGAGCGCGTTGGCGCCACCTGCGTCATGGTGACGCATGATCAGGAAGAAGCGATGACCATGGCCGGACGGATCGCTATTATGAATCGGGGTAAATTTGTACAAATTGGTGAACCAGAAGAAATTTATGAACATCCCAATAGCCGATTTAGTGCTGAATTTATTGGCTCGATAAATGTTTTTGAAGGTTTATTGATCGATAAACAAGAAGATGGCTTACTGATTCAAAGCCCTGGATTGCTCCATGCGCTCAAAGTCCCTGCTGATGCTTCTGTCATTGACGGCGTGCCAGTATTGGTCGCACTGCGTCCAGAGAAAATTATGTTATGTACCACTGTAAAAGAAGATGACTGTAATTCTGCTATCGGAGAAGTGGTAGACATCGCTTATCTCGGCGATCTCTCCATCTATCATGTCAAACTGCACAGCGGTCAGATAATCAGCGCTCAATTACAAAATGGTCATCGTTACCGCAAAGGCATGCCAACCTGGGGCGATGAGATTCATCTATGTTGGGAAGTGGGTAGCTGTGTCGTTCTGGGGAGCTAA
- the potF gene encoding spermidine/putrescine ABC transporter substrate-binding protein PotF, producing MGLWRIIAGLLMVVSISALAEKKTLHIYNWSNYIAPNTLANFEQETGIKIIYDLFDSNEVLDGKLMAGSTGFDLVVPSASFFERQLEAKVFQPLDKKALPNYKNLDPELLKLVANYDANNQFAIPYLWNTTGIGYNVEKVKQALGDDAPTNSWDLVLKAENLAKLKNCGVSFLDAPSEIFATVLHYLGKDANSQLASDYTGSATKLLLTLRPSIRYFHSSQYINDLANGDICVAVGWNGDIVQAASRAKEANNGVNIAYSLPKEGALVTFDVFAMPADAKHPQEAYQFLNYLMRPDVIANISDHVYYANANQQATQLIKAEVRDHPGIYPPADIRANMFTLKLHPAKLDRIITRAWTKVKSGK from the coding sequence ATGGGGCTATGGCGTATTATCGCTGGGTTATTAATGGTGGTATCGATCTCCGCTTTAGCTGAGAAAAAAACGTTACATATTTATAATTGGTCTAATTACATTGCACCCAACACCCTTGCTAATTTCGAACAAGAAACCGGCATTAAGATAATTTATGACTTGTTTGATTCTAATGAAGTGTTGGATGGCAAGTTGATGGCCGGTAGTACGGGTTTTGATTTAGTGGTTCCTTCCGCCAGTTTTTTCGAGCGCCAGCTGGAAGCTAAAGTGTTTCAACCTTTGGATAAAAAGGCGCTGCCCAACTATAAAAATCTTGATCCAGAACTGCTAAAACTGGTCGCTAATTACGATGCCAATAATCAGTTTGCCATTCCCTATCTATGGAATACTACCGGTATCGGTTACAACGTTGAAAAAGTCAAACAAGCATTAGGTGATGATGCACCTACTAACAGCTGGGATTTAGTGCTTAAAGCTGAAAATTTAGCCAAATTAAAAAATTGTGGGGTTTCTTTTCTCGATGCGCCGAGTGAAATTTTTGCTACCGTATTGCATTATTTAGGCAAAGATGCAAACAGTCAGCTGGCTTCAGACTACACAGGCTCTGCCACCAAGCTATTATTAACATTGCGCCCCAGTATTCGTTATTTTCATTCTTCTCAATATATTAATGACCTAGCAAATGGAGATATTTGTGTCGCCGTGGGGTGGAATGGCGATATTGTACAAGCGGCGAGCCGAGCAAAAGAAGCTAATAATGGGGTCAATATCGCCTACAGCCTTCCAAAAGAAGGCGCTTTAGTGACTTTTGATGTATTTGCCATGCCAGCAGATGCCAAGCATCCGCAAGAGGCTTATCAATTCCTAAATTATTTGATGAGACCCGATGTCATTGCCAATATCAGTGATCATGTTTACTACGCTAATGCGAATCAACAAGCAACGCAACTGATAAAGGCTGAAGTGCGAGATCATCCGGGGATCTACCCGCCGGCAGATATCCGCGCCAACATGTTCACATTAAAACTACATCCAGCAAAATTAGATCGGATCATTACACGCGCTTGGACTAAGGTTAAAAGCGGTAAATAA
- a CDS encoding NAD(P)-dependent oxidoreductase produces the protein MKILVMGATSGLGRSAVEWLLLQGYQVHACGRDTLVRKQLNKLGAQFTPLDLARATAEQFHSLVKGCDIVWHCAAKSSPWGSRASFYQANVVATEKLAKTAGKERVKRFIHISTPSIYFDFQSHHNIEESYRPKKFVNHYAESKFIAEQRIGQILPDYPGTTYIILRPRGIFGAHD, from the coding sequence ATGAAAATACTGGTTATGGGCGCTACCAGTGGATTGGGAAGAAGCGCAGTGGAATGGCTGCTACTGCAAGGATATCAGGTTCATGCCTGTGGGCGAGACACCTTGGTTAGAAAACAGCTCAATAAGCTAGGTGCTCAATTTACCCCATTGGATTTGGCTAGAGCAACAGCTGAACAATTTCATTCTTTAGTTAAAGGATGCGATATAGTCTGGCATTGTGCTGCGAAGTCTTCACCTTGGGGAAGTCGCGCCTCATTTTATCAGGCAAATGTGGTGGCAACAGAAAAACTGGCGAAAACCGCCGGTAAAGAACGAGTAAAACGATTCATACATATATCAACCCCCTCGATTTATTTTGATTTTCAGAGCCATCACAACATAGAAGAAAGTTATCGCCCAAAAAAATTTGTTAACCACTACGCGGAAAGTAAATTTATTGCCGAGCAACGGATTGGACAAATACTGCCAGATTATCCAGGAACTACCTATATTATCTTGCGACCACGTGGAATATTTGGGGCGCATGACTGA
- a CDS encoding YcbK family protein, translating into MEKIDNHRRKWLTLGGVALGFSLLSSNKALATLSTPTPRTLKLNNIHTGESIKAEFSNGIGYNKEELVRLNYFFRDFRRNEVKSIDPQLYDQLYRLQHLLNTEKPIQLISGYRSPKTNESLRSQSSGVAKNSFHKVGRAVDFRIEGVPLARVRQAALTMRAGGVGYYPKSNFLHIDTGLVRTW; encoded by the coding sequence ATGGAAAAAATAGATAATCATCGTCGTAAATGGCTAACATTAGGTGGAGTTGCTTTAGGTTTTTCTCTGTTATCGAGTAATAAAGCACTAGCTACTCTTTCAACACCCACCCCTCGTACTTTAAAACTAAATAATATTCATACCGGTGAATCAATTAAAGCCGAGTTTTCCAACGGAATCGGATACAATAAAGAAGAGCTCGTTCGTTTAAATTATTTTTTTCGTGATTTTCGCCGGAATGAAGTTAAATCAATTGATCCTCAATTATATGATCAGCTTTATCGTTTACAGCATTTGCTTAATACAGAGAAACCAATACAACTAATATCAGGTTACCGTTCTCCTAAAACCAATGAAAGCTTACGCAGCCAAAGTTCCGGGGTTGCTAAAAATAGTTTTCATAAAGTAGGCCGCGCTGTAGATTTTCGTATTGAAGGTGTTCCACTGGCTCGTGTTCGTCAAGCAGCATTAACAATGCGGGCGGGGGGCGTAGGTTATTATCCCAAAAGTAATTTTTTACATATTGATACTGGACTAGTCAGGACTTGGTAA
- a CDS encoding IS5 family transposase (programmed frameshift), with protein MNLAHRRHDISDHVWSLLEAHLPGRKGTWGGIARDNRQFINAVFWILRTGAPWRDLPPDYGGWKNTHRRFCRWRDKGLWESLLEALIVEPDFEWLMIDATHSKVHPHAAGAKGGNQDMERNKRGLNSKIHLAVDAHGMPVRIFITSGTTADCQQATNLTKGIAAEYLLADKGYDSDNIIKKAEEAGMQIVIPPKKNRKIQREYDKALYKHRHLVENAFLHLKRWRGIATRYAKNTSSFLAAVQIRCLALWLKIS; from the exons ATGAATTTAGCCCATCGCCGCCACGATATATCCGATCATGTTTGGAGCCTATTGGAAGCTCATCTCCCGGGGAGAAAAGGCACTTGGGGTGGCATAGCCAGAGATAACAGGCAGTTTATTAATGCTGTTTTCTGGATATTGAGAACCGGCGCTCCCTGGCGTGATTTACCGCCTGATTATGGCGGTTGGAAAAATACTCATCGCCGGTTTTGCCGCTGGCGTGACAAGGGGCTATGGGAGTCTCTGCTCGAAGCGCTGATTGTGGAGCCAGATTTTGAATGGCTGATGATTGATGCCACTCATAGCAAAGTTCACCCTCATGCAGCAGGCGCAAAAGGCGGTAATCAGGATATGGAGCGCA ACAAAAGGGGGCTCAACAGTAAGATACATCTGGCCGTGGATGCGCATGGTATGCCGGTCAGAATTTTTATTACATCAGGTACCACAGCAGATTGTCAGCAAGCAACGAATTTAACCAAAGGTATTGCAGCAGAATATCTGTTGGCTGACAAGGGCTATGACAGTGATAACATCATTAAAAAAGCAGAAGAAGCCGGCATGCAAATCGTAATACCACCTAAAAAGAATCGTAAAATTCAACGTGAGTACGATAAAGCGCTCTACAAGCATCGACATCTCGTGGAAAATGCTTTTCTGCACCTAAAGCGCTGGCGAGGTATTGCTACTCGTTATGCAAAAAATACCTCCTCTTTTCTCGCTGCTGTACAAATACGATGCCTTGCTCTATGGCTCAAGATCTCATGA
- the gltX gene encoding glutamate--tRNA ligase, with product MKIKTRFAPSPTGYLHVGGARTALYSWLFTRHSGGEFVLRIEDTDLERSTQEAIDAIMEGLNWLNLDWDEGPHFQTKRFDRYNSVIDHMLENGTAYRCYCSKQRLEKLRETQIANGEKPRYDGHCRDQVDKHDINKPSVVRFRNPQQGSVIFDDMIRGPIEFSNMELDDLIIRRTEGSPTYNFCVVIDDWDMEITHVIRGEDHINNTPRQINILQALGAPIPQYAHVSMILGEDNKKLSKRHGAVSVMQYRDKGYLPEALLNYLVRLGWSHGDQEIFSLAQMKTHFSLGAVSKSASAFNTEKLLWLNHHYINHLSPEKVATYLSWHVEKQGIDTQGGPPLVEIVKLLGERCKTLKEMAESCRYFYQELTEFDVDAAKKHLKQAAHQPLTMVATKLAEIAEWKVENIHNALQSTATELQINMGKVGMPLRVAVTGVNQSPGMDITVYLLGKKRTLDRIDKALKFIAAH from the coding sequence ATGAAGATCAAAACGCGTTTTGCCCCTAGTCCTACGGGTTACTTACACGTAGGGGGCGCCCGCACGGCGCTTTACTCTTGGCTATTTACTCGTCACTCAGGTGGTGAATTCGTATTACGGATCGAAGATACTGATCTTGAGCGCTCTACTCAGGAAGCCATTGATGCCATTATGGAAGGCTTAAACTGGCTGAATTTAGATTGGGATGAAGGCCCACATTTTCAGACCAAGCGTTTTGATCGTTATAACTCTGTCATTGATCACATGTTAGAAAATGGCACTGCATATCGATGTTATTGCTCCAAACAACGTCTAGAGAAGTTACGTGAAACACAAATCGCTAACGGTGAAAAACCCCGTTATGACGGCCATTGCCGAGATCAGGTTGATAAACATGATATCAATAAACCTTCAGTAGTGCGTTTTCGTAATCCACAACAAGGCTCCGTTATTTTTGATGACATGATCCGTGGGCCTATTGAATTTAGCAACATGGAATTAGATGATCTAATCATTCGTCGAACAGAGGGTTCACCCACCTATAATTTTTGTGTGGTGATTGACGATTGGGATATGGAAATTACCCATGTGATCCGTGGTGAAGATCATATTAATAATACTCCGCGCCAAATCAACATCTTACAAGCCTTAGGCGCACCCATACCGCAATATGCTCATGTTTCTATGATATTGGGGGAGGATAATAAAAAATTATCAAAGCGCCATGGGGCTGTGAGTGTGATGCAATATCGTGACAAAGGTTATCTGCCTGAAGCATTGTTAAACTATTTAGTACGCCTGGGATGGTCTCACGGTGATCAAGAGATTTTTTCTCTAGCTCAGATGAAAACACATTTCAGCCTGGGTGCTGTTAGCAAATCTGCCAGCGCGTTTAACACTGAAAAATTACTCTGGTTAAACCATCATTACATTAACCATCTTTCCCCTGAAAAAGTGGCAACTTATCTCTCTTGGCATGTTGAAAAACAAGGTATTGATACCCAAGGTGGCCCGCCATTGGTTGAAATAGTGAAACTACTGGGCGAACGCTGTAAAACGTTAAAAGAAATGGCAGAATCTTGCCGTTATTTTTACCAAGAATTGACTGAATTTGATGTGGATGCGGCAAAAAAACATTTGAAGCAAGCCGCCCACCAGCCGTTAACCATGGTCGCTACTAAATTAGCCGAAATAGCTGAATGGAAAGTGGAAAATATCCACAATGCATTACAAAGCACGGCAACGGAGTTACAAATAAATATGGGAAAAGTAGGAATGCCACTACGTGTCGCGGTCACAGGCGTTAATCAATCTCCAGGAATGGATATTACAGTTTATCTTCTTGGGAAGAAACGAACTCTTGATCGTATAGATAAAGCGCTAAAATTTATTGCAGCGCATTGA
- the erpA gene encoding iron-sulfur cluster insertion protein ErpA, whose product MSENPAPMPVQFTEAAANKVKRLIEGENNPHLKLRVYITGGGCSGFQYGFTFDEKINDGDMTVEKQGVVLVVDPMSLQYLVGGAVDYTEGLEGSRFIVSNPNAKTTCGCGSSFSI is encoded by the coding sequence ATGAGTGAAAACCCCGCGCCAATGCCTGTGCAGTTTACCGAAGCAGCGGCTAACAAGGTTAAACGACTGATAGAAGGTGAAAATAATCCGCATCTAAAGCTACGTGTTTACATTACCGGTGGGGGATGTAGTGGGTTTCAGTATGGTTTTACTTTTGATGAAAAAATAAACGACGGAGATATGACTGTTGAAAAACAAGGGGTTGTATTAGTAGTCGATCCCATGAGTCTCCAATATTTGGTGGGAGGGGCTGTTGACTACACCGAAGGATTGGAAGGATCACGCTTTATTGTAAGCAATCCCAATGCAAAAACGACCTGTGGCTGCGGTTCCTCATTTAGCATCTAA
- the fis gene encoding DNA-binding transcriptional regulator Fis: protein MFEQQRNAELEQQVDIEIPTIVPGILSDKATQKPLRDSVKQALKNYFAQLNGQDVNDLYELVLAEVEQPLLDQIMQHTRGNQTRAATMMGINRGTLRKKLKKYNLN from the coding sequence ATGTTTGAACAACAAAGAAATGCTGAATTAGAACAACAAGTAGATATTGAGATCCCGACTATCGTGCCTGGAATTTTATCAGATAAGGCCACGCAAAAACCCTTGCGTGATTCAGTTAAACAGGCTTTAAAAAATTATTTTGCGCAGCTTAATGGTCAAGATGTTAACGACCTGTATGAATTAGTCTTGGCTGAAGTTGAACAGCCTCTGTTAGATCAGATAATGCAACACACTCGTGGTAATCAAACACGTGCCGCTACAATGATGGGCATTAACCGTGGTACATTACGTAAAAAATTAAAGAAATACAACCTGAACTGA
- the dusB gene encoding tRNA dihydrouridine synthase DusB, whose protein sequence is MYIGHLQLNNCLIAAPMAGITDRPFRALCLAMGAGMTVSEMLSSNLEVWQTDKSRLRRIHKDEAGIRTVQIAGSDPDEMAAAARINVANGAQIIDINMGCPAKKVNRKLAGSALLQYPDLVKQIITAVVDAVDVPVTLKIRTGWVPENRNCVEIAQLAERCGIQALTIHGRTRSCLFNGEAEYDSIRAVKQNVTIPVIANGDITNPHKAKAVLDYTGADALMIGRAAQGRPWIFREIQHYLDTGELLPPMPLETVQHLLNNHIRELHDFYGPAKGFRIARKHVSWYLKEHAPNDQFRRTFNAIEEASEQLEALKAYFENLA, encoded by the coding sequence ATGTATATTGGACACTTACAGCTTAACAATTGTTTGATCGCTGCTCCAATGGCCGGTATTACAGACCGACCCTTCAGGGCATTGTGTTTGGCAATGGGGGCTGGAATGACAGTATCTGAAATGCTTTCTTCCAACCTGGAAGTATGGCAAACCGATAAGTCGCGTCTACGCAGAATACACAAAGATGAAGCTGGAATTCGTACCGTACAAATTGCCGGTAGTGATCCCGATGAGATGGCGGCGGCTGCCAGAATCAATGTGGCAAACGGTGCTCAAATCATTGATATCAACATGGGATGTCCCGCTAAAAAGGTTAACCGCAAACTAGCAGGATCTGCGTTGCTACAGTATCCCGATTTGGTTAAACAAATTATTACTGCGGTAGTCGATGCGGTGGATGTGCCTGTAACACTGAAAATACGTACTGGTTGGGTTCCTGAAAACCGTAATTGCGTAGAAATTGCTCAATTGGCCGAACGCTGTGGTATACAAGCTCTGACTATTCATGGCCGAACCCGTTCTTGCCTATTTAATGGTGAGGCGGAATACGATAGCATTCGTGCTGTTAAGCAAAATGTCACTATTCCTGTAATAGCCAATGGTGACATTACTAACCCGCATAAAGCCAAAGCGGTACTTGACTATACTGGGGCAGATGCCTTGATGATAGGTCGTGCTGCTCAGGGGAGACCTTGGATCTTCCGGGAAATCCAGCATTATCTGGACACTGGGGAGTTGCTGCCACCAATGCCATTAGAAACAGTGCAGCACTTGTTAAACAATCACATACGAGAATTGCATGACTTTTATGGTCCAGCTAAAGGATTTCGTATTGCTCGTAAGCACGTGTCTTGGTATCTCAAAGAACACGCCCCAAACGACCAGTTCCGGCGCACATTCAATGCCATTGAAGAGGCTAGCGAACAGCTAGAGGCGTTGAAGGCATATTTCGAAAATCTTGCATAA
- the prmA gene encoding 50S ribosomal protein L11 methyltransferase, giving the protein MSWIQIKINTSGDRAESLGEVLIESGALSITFQDAHNHPIFEPLPGETRLWGDTDVIGLYSAEIDIAKVIMILEQSPQLDKNFIHKIEQVEDKDWQREWMEHFHPVCFGQRLWICPSWREVPDPTAVNVMLDPGLAFGTGTHPTTALCLQWLDSLDLVGKTIIDFGCGSGILAIAALKLGAAHAIGIDIDAQAIQASRDNAQRNGVSENLDLYRPEDLPTDIAADVVVANILAGSLRELALPISKLVKNNGSLALSGILTTQASTVIQAYQQNFIFDPVVSKEDWCRITGTKESYILITDTKSKDHEHKKI; this is encoded by the coding sequence ATGTCCTGGATCCAAATCAAAATAAACACCTCGGGTGACCGTGCCGAATCCCTTGGAGAGGTATTAATTGAAAGCGGGGCGCTTTCTATCACTTTTCAAGATGCTCACAACCATCCCATCTTCGAACCATTGCCAGGCGAAACCCGTTTGTGGGGGGATACTGATGTTATTGGTCTATACAGTGCAGAGATCGACATCGCTAAAGTTATTATGATATTGGAGCAATCGCCTCAATTAGATAAAAATTTTATTCATAAAATTGAACAAGTTGAAGATAAAGATTGGCAGCGAGAATGGATGGAGCATTTCCATCCCGTTTGTTTTGGGCAACGGTTATGGATTTGTCCCAGTTGGAGAGAGGTTCCCGATCCGACGGCGGTCAATGTTATGTTAGATCCAGGATTGGCGTTTGGTACCGGTACCCATCCGACTACAGCACTTTGTTTGCAATGGCTTGATAGCCTCGATCTCGTTGGTAAAACCATTATCGATTTTGGTTGTGGTTCAGGAATTTTAGCTATTGCCGCTTTAAAACTAGGCGCAGCACATGCTATTGGCATTGACATCGATGCTCAGGCAATTCAAGCCAGCAGAGATAATGCGCAACGTAATGGTGTTTCAGAAAATCTTGATCTGTATCGACCAGAAGATCTGCCGACAGATATTGCTGCCGATGTCGTGGTTGCTAACATTTTAGCCGGCTCTTTACGTGAATTGGCTCTCCCCATTAGTAAACTAGTAAAAAACAATGGTTCTCTAGCGCTTTCCGGCATACTGACAACCCAAGCTTCTACTGTTATTCAAGCATATCAACAAAATTTTATATTTGATCCTGTGGTTAGCAAGGAAGATTGGTGCCGAATCACCGGTACTAAGGAGTCTTATATCTTGATCACTGATACAAAATCAAAAGATCATGAGCACAAGAAGATTTAG